From Bdellovibrio sp. KM01:
CAGAAGAAGACGACGTTAATCATCACTTTGCTGTTAAAGCCGGATATCAATTCACAACTTTGGAAGCAAACGATAATGTCACCCATACCAAAGCTGAATTGAATTCTGATCACGACATCACAGCGGCAGCAACGTGGTCACAAAAATGGTCGGATGGATTCAAATCGTTGTTCTCGTTCTCTGCAAGAAACATTGAATTCCAGCCTTCGACCAACTCAGCTAAAAAAATCAGTAACGCCAGTAAAAGTCTTTTAGGTGTTGGCTTCGGTGGACGCTTTGATTTGGATGAAAAGGCCGGAATCTTTTTCTCGGTAAGTTATGGTCAGGAGCTTTTTCTTCACGGGATTTCGACAACCAATGTTTCCATAGACTCTGCCAATGTATCAAACGTGGGTTTGGGGTTTGATTTCCAGTTGTATCGCAAAGGTTCAACGGCATTAGGTTTTGCCATTTCAGGAAGCTACCTGGGTGGTGCCTCAACTGACTATTACTCTATTGATAATGGCAGTTCATATAAAGCCTTGCTCTTTATCCGCCGCGATAAAGGTGGCAAGTTCCTTTCATTCGAGGTCGGCGCACAACAAAGAACTCAGAATACGTCTGTATCTGACTTAAATGAGACCAACGTTTTTGGAAATTTCATTTACGGCTTTGACCTGTTCAACAGGGAGAAACCGTAATGAAGTGGTTGCTGATAATAATCACCATCTTTGTATTCTCAGCTTGCACCAAGAAGGGTTCAAGCATTCAGGATGGATTCTTGGCAGGAGTTTCGGTTTCCGCCGGCGCAAGCACAATCACCGTCTCGTCAGCCAGCATCTTGGCGGGAAATTCCACCACGGTCACACTGACGACCCGGGATTCCGAAGGAAATATCTATCACGTACCGGGCAGCAATCCGGTTATCACTTTTAAAACTTCCGGCGGTACAAGCACTGGGATCTTTGGCCCGGTTACCAACAACAATGATGGCACATACACTGCTCTTTTCAGTGGTTCCACTGCAGGCACAGCCACAGCAATCATGGCAAACGTTGACAGCGTTGAACTGACAACTCAAGCGGCAACGATCACCGTTTTACCCGCGAACTTTTCAGCCACGAACTCATATGTGACACTTTCAGCTTCAACTATCGCCTCCGGATCTAATATCACTGCGACTTTTTACGCATATGACGTGAACAACTCCCCGATCACTCATGGGGGCTTGAATGTGACCTTCGTTATTCAAAGCGGAACCAGCACTGGAACTTTTGGCACTGTTACTGATAATAATGACGGAACGTATTCCGCGACATTCACGGGTAAAATTGTCGGTACAGCTGCCTCAATTAAAGCGACGGTTGCTGGAATCTCTATAACGAGTGCGATGCCGACGGTGACGGTGACGCCGGGAGCAGCGGCGGGGATTGCAGTTTCTGCGGGTAATTCTCAATCTGGTGTCGTGAATTCTGCACTGACGACAGTACTTAAAGTCCTGGTCTCTGATGCAGAGGGAAATGCTGTTCCATCCGTTCAAGTGGATTGGTCGACCACGGGTAACTCCAGCTTGGGATCGGCAACAAGCAATACGAATTCAACGGGTCTGGCTTCAAATACTCTGACTTTAGGTACTGTGACAGGGACATATACAGTCACCGCAAAAATTCACGGCACGACCACAACGGCCACCATCACGGCAACCGCTCATCCGGGTGCGATCAATAACTTCTTACTTTCCGGGGTACTCGCAACTGCAACAGCCGGTAATAGCTTCACAACGACCGTGACGGCCCGTGATTCCTATAACAACATTAAGACTGACTATACAGGCGCAGTTCAATTCACTTCGTCTGATTCGAATACTCCAAGTTTGCCAGCGAGCTATACTTTTGATGCCAGTGATGCGGGAACGAAACAATTCACTTTCACCTTAAAAACCAGTGGCGATCAAACGATCACAGCGACTCAAGTTTCCGGTGGCACACCCACGGTAACCAGCTCTGCCATCAGCGTAAGTGCAGCTACCGCCACTCAATTGGCCATGATTTCTGGACCGACCAATACTGTTGCTGGAAGTTCGATCTCAACTTTGTTGGTTCGTGCCTTGGATGCGTATGCCAATACAGCGACATCATTTAATGGTTCCGTTACGATTAGCATTGGTACCAATCCTGGTTCTGC
This genomic window contains:
- a CDS encoding LysM peptidoglycan-binding domain-containing protein, with product MKSFGRLLLSASFFVTSSVTAGEIRSSLYIVKTGDTLSNIADRVRGGHTYGKGENLEKILILNPHLKLGRAIGPGEQILIPVNDLRNVAAEETPKPAPVASPAPVAVAVAVQVPQPQQTPVATEEDDVNHHFAVKAGYQFTTLEANDNVTHTKAELNSDHDITAAATWSQKWSDGFKSLFSFSARNIEFQPSTNSAKKISNASKSLLGVGFGGRFDLDEKAGIFFSVSYGQELFLHGISTTNVSIDSANVSNVGLGFDFQLYRKGSTALGFAISGSYLGGASTDYYSIDNGSSYKALLFIRRDKGGKFLSFEVGAQQRTQNTSVSDLNETNVFGNFIYGFDLFNREKP